TTTTCTGAAACCTCAATTTAGATGGGGCTTGACAGAGACTTACATCATAAATGTTTGGACCACAAAGTCTCATGTAGATAGGTAGGATATACTCCCATTTTTGCTAGGCTTCTCCTCagaattgagtttttttttttttttttttttgggcggtcTATCACCCAATTCGATGAATGAATCCTCTTGCTTAAATGATGAGATCGTGAGAATGGACGACCCCATGTTTGAGAGAGATTTTAATGGCATGGAGTTGCATGAGTTGAAGGTGAAAATTAGTTACCTGTGTTGTAGGAGAGGAAAATATCTTGAACTGGACAGCTTTTGCATGTTAATGAtagaacaaataaaatttatatgtAGCAATACTAGCAATACCATGTATCCCTCAGATAGTAGAGAGCCACTGCTTTTGAGCTTGATTAGCATTGTTAGCCAGCTGCCAGAGCTGAATATCCTTCTTGGTCTCCCATGCATCATGTGCTGTTTATGGTGGAAAAATTTACAGTCAAATGTGTTGAAGGTGCCTTTCTTGCTGATTTGTGTCGTGGTCCACATTGAATGGACTGTAGTGGAAATTGATGACCTTACACCTAGCTCTACCTATGTGATATCTTTGATGCTGTAACATTACCATCTTTAAAGCTGACAAACTAAGACCAATCTTGTGTAATCTGCCAGCTTTAATGTTGACGTTTGATTGACAGGCTGATGAGCGGGCTGTGTTGAAACATTTCAACTGGCCCGAGAAGAAAGCTGATGCCATGAGAGAAGCTGCAGTTGAATACCGAACTCTTAAGTTGCTCGAGAGTGAGATTTCGTCATACGAGGATGATATGGATGTTCCTTGTGCAAGTGCATTGAAGAAGATGGCTGGCTTACTAGACAAGTGAGTTTACACTTCATGTTCGTCATGCATTAGTGGTCCAAGGTGGGAGCAGGATCAATTATCCAGAGTTCTGTTTCACCCCTTTCATGTCATTGTGCCAGGTCCGAGAGAGGGATTCAAAGCTCGTCAAACTGCGGTTCGGCTGTGAGGTCATATCAGAATTGGAAAATTCCAACTGATTGGATGCTCGATTCGGGAATGGTGTCTAAAGTACAGTACATTTGTCTTCTTTTTAAGTTCACCATGGATTCTAATGAAAAGTCATGATGCTGACGGCCCTCGACTGACTCAAATGTCGAAGTTGAGAGCAGAAACATGTAGAACTTGCATGTTTTACCCGAAAAGCCAAGAGCCCAACTTTTTGCGGATGTTGTGTGGTGACGGACTTCACTTAGACATTTAGCAATTTCTTTCTGCTGCTGCGAGTGTcccaaaagttataaatttgCAGTTCTTCCCACTGGTGCTTAAGTTCTGCTTGGTTTAGTTCTACAATTTACACTGGTTACTGATCTTCGGTTTGGTGTTTGTTCTGCAGATAAAACAGGTTTCAATGAGGCTGGCCACCATGTACATGAAGAGAGTGACAATGGAGTTCGAATCCATGCGGAACTCGGACAGGAATCGAGCCAAGAAGCTCTATTGCTCCAGGGTGTTCATTTCGCATATAGGGCCCATCAGGTAACCGAAATGAACTTCTCAGATGGCTCGACTCTTAAatcatctcttctttttatactttaATTCGCGGCTTTGGAACCCGATCAAATCAGAAAACCTCGAACTGCATAGTTACTGTTTATAGTTTGTGTCATGAGCAGCACCAGTCTGTTAATTGCTCGCATATGCTGCTGGTACAGTTTGCAGGAGGGCTCGATTCCAGAGACATTGTGTGCTTTCGAAGAGATTAGACACCGCATCCCCGGACACTTCCAAGGGTCTCAACATCTGCTGCCTGGCATAACCTCATCCTGAGGACCCGCGTGGTGTCGAGCGGTTTGATTTTCGCGTCGCATCGCGGGCATCCGAGAGAACAGGCGGCGCAAGATTCATTTTCGGCATGTCCCCTGTAGATACTTGGGAAGATCGACGGAACATCTCAGTCCAAAACATCGTCTCTGTAGAAGCCGTCAAGGCCTCGGTAGTTCTTATGAAAAGGTGTAGTTCATCTGCGCAACGGAGGGCAGCGCGAGTTAGGAGGCTCCATATAAATgtaatccttttcttttcttcttcttcttgttcgaGCTTGATAAATGTAATGGAGACACTAAATTCCTGCGGTTTTTCTCGTGAGATGCGTCGGCGATTACTCGTGAAAATCCAGTAGCGATGCACTTCCAATGTCGCATTCCTGAAAACAACTTATGTACGTACGAAATGCTCGGTGGACTGGTAGAGAAAGATGCCTTCTAGCGAGTCGAAAGATCTTTTTGAATCGATCTAGAGATCATTTCGATTTCATCAGTAACGAATACACAAAACATCACACATTGATCGATCAAAGAGAAATTCGATAGCTAAAAGGGAAGATCGATTGTCTtgagattctctctttaatcGATTCCTGAATCGCTTTCCGAATATTCCTCGTGTTGCCATTTATGGAAcgtgagaagaagatgaaggatcATCCACTTCCCAAAGAAGTCAAAAGAATTTCTCGGTGATCGTGtaagacccttttttttttcctccatatGGACAGAACTTGGGTAGTTTCTTCTGTCCTTTCAAAACAGTTAATATATTCAAGGTAATTATTAACTTAATTGAATAAATCGTCAACCTAAGATCCACGTGGGAACTGCACCGCATTGATCAGGTTCGCACGTGCCAGCGAGGAAACCGGCAGTTGCCAACTTGCCATCCATCGGAAAGTCAAACCCGTTGACTCGGGGTTCAGACCGAGCTTCGCTCACCTCCTCACCGAGACTTCCAAGGGCGTAATGGTAATACCACACCTTGCTGGAGAGACGTACGGAAATTTTGGCGCCGACGTGGCCCTACTCGGGCCGTCCGATCTCCCGCCCTATCCATATCGACCGTCGCCTCCCCCGGAAGAGAAGAGCGCGCGGAAAACCGAAAACAGACACGTTGCCGTTGCCCCCCCCGCGTCCACGTCATCGGATTCCCCTCTCCACCACTCAAAGCGCGCCACGTGGAGAGCAGGAAATTCTCGCTCACCTCGTCCTTCATGTCGATTTCGTGACTCGTCCTTGATTTCATCGACAGCgtttctgtgtttttttttttttttttttccagcgtGTCGGCGTCGGAAGCTGAAACCAGCGTTCTAATGGAGTCgctctcctccgccgccgccgcctcgccgcaGCTTCGCGGCGGTTCCCTCGCTTCTCCGGCGCCGGGATCGATCCCCGCCGCGGGAATCCGATCGGCCAGGTTAGGGTTTGCGGCGGCACGGGTCGCGAGGGTGCGCCGGATCGAGGCGCCTCGCGGCGCTTTGAGGTCCGAGTTTGGGGACGATGGACACGTGCGGTATTACGGCGGGAGCCGAGGATTGGTTGGAACGGGGAGGGGAGGAAGGATGGCGGGAAGGCGGAGATCAAGAAGAGGCTGAAGATGTCGAGGGGATTGAGGAAGGAGGATTTTCCGAGTTTTGTCGGATGGAGcgtcgcggcggcggcggcgaggttGTCGAAGGTCGGGAGAAGCCGATCTCGGTAGGTTCGTTTGGTTTTAAAGTCTTATATTTTGGGAATTTTGCTTCAATTGATTGGTAATTTAACTGTGTTGTGAGGTGATTTGTAGTTTGATTTTATGGTTGATCTTATGGGAGATGGAAAGATCCTTGTTTTAGTGATCTGCTCTCACTTAATCCGATTCAGGGTTGATATTTGTGCATTAAATCTGCCATATCCTGATCTTTCTATTGCCCTGTATGAATTCATGATCTTCCCTTGCAAATTGGCTTTCcaagaagaaaaattttgagTAAGCTTTTGTTAGTTCAAGGGTGTTTAATTCTGAAATCTGTGCTTTGAATCAAATTGGAGTGTTTCTCGCTTGGATTTTCTCGGTGTTGGTGGGTTTTCTATCGAATCATGGTGGCCATCGTCATGCAGGAAGCAGCGGAGGTTTTGCTGAAACAACTTGAAGAGCTGAAGTCAGAGGAGAAGGAGCTGaagagaaagataaaagaacAGAAGGCCAAGCTTAAGGCGGAGCGAAAGAAAGTTATGATGGATTCGGAGTCGTcgtcctgctcctcctcctcctcggaaTCCAGTGACAGTGAGTGCGGGGAGGTGATTGACATGGGCCGCCTGAGGACAGAAGTTCTTGCGAAAGAAGAGGATAACAATGCCGGAACTCTCGAGTTGCCAAATGGGGTTCTGT
This region of Eucalyptus grandis isolate ANBG69807.140 chromosome 8, ASM1654582v1, whole genome shotgun sequence genomic DNA includes:
- the LOC120286598 gene encoding diacylglycerol O-acyltransferase 3-like, yielding MDTCGITAGAEDWLERGGEEGWREGGDQEEAEDVEGIEEGGFSEFCRMERRGGGGEVVEGREKPISEAAEVLLKQLEELKSEEKELKRKIKEQKAKLKAERKKVMMDSESSSCSSSSSESSDSECGEVIDMGRLRTEVLAKEEDNNAGTLELPNGVLYRKATTSSPSNVAASGVVVTKRIEVCMGKKCGNSGGPALLEAFKNAVGVVEGAVVECKCLGKCRDGPNVRVSNSLGENPAPEADDSVRIPANPLLIGVSLEDVDAIVAKYLGKDGDLGLNAA